The Aspergillus nidulans FGSC A4 chromosome VIII genome contains the following window.
AGAGCAGGAGGCCAATCTCCTGCGACTGCTTGTCAACAAGCTCGGCGACACATCCAAGAAAATTGCGTCTCGGGCGTCATACCTACTCCTGCAACTTGAACAATCTCACCCGCTGATGAAGCCAACCATTATCAAGgcggttgaagaagttctttTCCGACCGGGTCAGAGCCAGCACGCTAAGTACTACTCCATCATAACCTTGAATCAAACCGTATTGAGCGCCAAGGAAGAACAAGTTGGAGTTCAGTTGCTCGATATctacttctctctctttgTGGTTTTGCTTAAGCCTAAGAAACATGTCAACCCTAAGGGTGACACTAAGCATGGAAAGGGCAAAAAACGAGGTGGGAAGGACAAGAACAACGCTGAGACGCAGAATGAGGAGATGCAGGACAAGCTGATATCGGCGGTTTTGACCGGTGTCAACCGAGCTTATCCATTCACTAGCTCAAATACCGAGAGGCTTTCGAAGCACATCGAGACCCTCTTCCGCATCACGCACTCATCAAATTTCAATACTAGCATCCAAGCACTCATGCTGATTCAGCAGCTGACATCAACTCATCAAGTATCCAGCGACCGTTTCTACCGAACTCTCTACGAATCCCTGCTTGACCCTCGGGTTGCTACCTCTTCGAAGCAGTCCATGTATCTCAACGTGTTATTCAAGGCGCTCAAGAACGACGTGAATACCCGACGAATCAAGGCATTTGTGAAGCGCATTGTCCAGGTTCTTGGCCTGCATCAGCCTGCTTTCATTTGCGGAGTTTTCTATCTGATCcgtgagctggagaagactTTCATCAGTCTGCAATCTCTTTATGATCAGCCGGAAGACAATGAAagtgatgaggaagaagtattCAGGGACGTtcctgatgaagatgatgtccAAGAGCCAGCACCAGTGCCCGAAGAGAAATCCATACCTTCCAACCGCTATGACCCCCGTAAGAGAGATCCAGAGCACAGTAACGCTGACAAGGCGTGTCTCTGGGAAATAGTAAGTTCTTATTTTATCCATCTACAGACTGCCGCCTGCTCACATTGTATAGCTCCCTTACCTATCTCATTTCCACCCGTCCGTTTCAGTCAATGCAACTCATCTACTGGAGCACCAGCCGATGAGCGGAAAGCCCGACATGACTCTGCACACATTGACACACTTCCTCGACCGCTTTGTCTACCGAACGCCAAAGGCAACGGCTTCTACGCGCGGCTCTTCGCTTATGCAGCCACTTGCTGGCAGCGAGGCAAAGGACAGGTTAGTCACTACCAGCCAGCACAGTCAACAACTACCGCTCAACTCGGAGGcattctggaagaagaaagccgAAGACGTTGCGGCGGAGGATGTCTTCTTCCACGAGTACTTTAGCCGACTTGGtaaggacaaggagaaggcccaaaggaagaagaagagcaaagaccCGGTTGagcgggatgaggagggcgatGTGGATGACGACGACCTCAGCGACCAGGAGTCTGAAATCTGGAAGGCACTTGTTGATTCAAGGCCGGAGGTTGAAGGCCCAGGTGATAGCGATGATGACTTGGATCTTGATGACCTCGAGTCGGCTTACGACAAATCCGACGATGAGggtgacgaagacgaggTCATCTTCAACGATGAAtctgatgaggagatggaggacgttgaagaggaagacgctgcggccaaggtcaaggcaGCCAAGGCTAAGAGCCGAACTTCCAAGGACGACGACctcgaggatgaagaggccttTGACATGGACGTTTCAGACGAGGAGGCCTTTGtcgacagcgacgaggacTTGCCGTCCGATGTCGAGCTGGGAGGAGTGGAACTCCCCAAGGAAGACGACAAGGCCgggcggaagaagaggcgcAAGCTCAAGCACCTGCCGACATTCGCGTCGGTCGACGACTATGCGGCCCTGCttgctggagaggacgaggggaTGTAAGAGCTTGCTGTATTTACTCTATTTCTGCCCTGCATATATTAATGATGAGGCACATATTCTTAGTATCCAGTAGTTCTGCGTATTATCCATCTGATCTGTTGCCTGATATGACATGACCGTGGTATGACTCCTTATGGCCCCTTGCTTCTTGGTGCATGCCCATGGTAGGTTCCCACGCGGAATCGATCAAAGTTGAGATTAGCTTAGAGACGTGGGGAAGTGGCACGCACGTTTAGAGTCCTAAATCCCTCCACTTGCAGGCCCGTTGGGGGCGGGCGCCAATTACGTCATGCCTGTTGTGAAGTGGGATTCCACTATGGCGCGATTTTAGAACGATAAGACACCATAAAGCTTATGAGTTTGGCATATTTACTATATCCTGGCATTTGCAAGCTTTCAACAACCAATTCTACGATaaatagagaaaatccaCACGATCGCAGTTATTGAACCATCGTAGAATGAATCATCATAGACCGACCATCTGTGACAACCCAGCCAGAGTCATCAGAGCCTGCTGCAAGCACCCGGACCATGGACGGAAGCGGGTCGGAGGAATCCGCCGGCGGGCCCTGAGCGGCGCCGGGTTACACTCTCACCTCAGCGCATCCATGCAACCCCCGAATGCAGACTCAGATCGCGAATGCGATCATCTCTTTTACCAACTTAGCCTTCCTGGTCATCGAGACCGAGTCTGGCCCAGCACGTCATGACGTCTCACGGCTGTCGCCATCGGGCGGCTCGCCGCTGAGTTTTTCATTCAGGCCCGGAATACCCGTTGCAACCAGCGTATTGGTTTACGATGCCTTCAATACTGTAGCAGTAAGAAATTAGGGAACATTATTTCCCGCCGTAGATAGAGATCATCGTATCACAATCTCCCCCATCTCTAGATACCGTACCCTCGGCGGAACCCGTCTGCTTCATTGCTTCATCTGCTTTATCTGCTTCTTTGCTAATTCGCAGTCCAAGCATCATCCCAAGACGTCCCAAGACGTCCAAGCCTTCCAAGCCTTCCAAGCCTTCTCAAGCATTTTAAACCCCTCGGCGTCGCCGCTTGGCTTAATCTTAGCGGAAATCAGGAAGCACGAATCCTGCAGCCAGTTCATTCGCCGCCACTCCGGCGTTGGACTTGTTCCTCGTTTGTAGCGATCTGGTAGGCTGGCTTGTCGACTTTTCTCATCTGCCGGTCCTTGACTAGCTCGAGCCAGTTTACCAACGCTATCCACCACGCGAATTCTTCCCCTCTGGGCTGCTTCTCGCCCCTCAATCTCGTGTTCCTACTCTTGACAGACTTTTCCTGCCATAGTTTATCTAATAATTTTTTGGCAGAGGTAAGCGATGGGCTTTATATTCCCTTGTTCATTCAGCTTCTACTCCTGTCCCTTCAGATTGTGCTTGCTTGATTGTGCTGACCTTGTGAGAAGTCCACCTAGTTCAGCTCCAGAAAAGCAGTACATGCCTTCGAAAGCTCAGAATTACTTTTCTTTACTTTACTCTGTTCGATCTTTCCATCGCCGATTCGTGCGGTCGCTAAAATGGCGGGATTCCCGTTGTTCGGTACAGCCAGAGAGCAGAGCCGCTCGCCGAGCTCTGACAGCTCCGCCGACAAGTTAAAGGACAAGGATCTCGAGAGAAGTCCCCAGCTTGCGGGCGGATTGTCCGATTCAGACTCGGGAGAGATCGGCAGACAAATCGAGCTGGAGGCCGAGAATTCGATCAAGTACCGTACTTGTAGCTGGCAGAAGGTGTGTTTTCAGATCTATCCAATCTTGGTTGCGACGGGAAGTCTCCAAGATCTGTGTTTCGTGCTAATTCGTGAAACGTTAGACGGCcgcgctgctcttctctgAGTATATCTGCCTGGCTATCATGTCATTTCCCTGGTCGTACTCGATTCTTGGCCTTGTTCCGGGGTTGATCCTGACTGTATTTATTGCGGGTGTTGTTCTTTATACATCGCTCATCGTATGGTGGGTTTGCCAGCCACTTTTTCCACATTCTCAATGGGGATTTAACTGACATTGCCCAGGAGATTCTGTCTGCGTCATCCGCATATTCGCGACGTCTGTGACATTGGTCAGCACCTGTTCTGGGACTCGAAGATAGCCTGGTACTTTACAGCGGTCATGTTTCTGTTGAACAATACATTTATTCAGGTACATATCCCCAGGCACATCCAGTTTGACCGGCTAACGTTGTTTAGGGCTTGCACTGCGTAGTCGGCGCCGAATATCTCAACACGATTTCCAACCACGGGACTTGCACTGTTGTGTTCTCCTTCGTTGTAGCGGTCATATCTTTGGTCTGTTCGATTCCGCGTACATTTGGCACACTCGCCAAGGTTGCGACGATCTCAGCGCTCGCCACTTTTGTTTCCGTAATGCTGGCGGTTATCTTCACTGCGATAGAAGATCATCCGGCTAGATACAATAGCACCCCTGAATATTCTGGTGAACCGATTGTCAAGGCATTCCCGGTCCCCGGAACGACCTTCGTCTCCGGTATGAGCGCCTTCTTGAACATCAGCTACACCTTCATCGGTCAGATTACGCTACCCAGCTTCATCGCAGAGATGAGAGAACCTAAGGAATTCTGGAAGTCTGTCACTGCCGTCACGATCGCAGAGATTATtgtcttcagccttgtcggGGCTATCGTCTACGCATACACTGGAAACCAATACATGGCGGCTCCCGCATTTGGCGCGATCGGCGACGAAGTCTACAAGAAGGTTTCATTCTCGTTCATGATCCCtaccatcatcttcctcggtgtTCTGTATGCTTCTGTCTCTGCGCgattcatcttcttccgcctcttcGAGGGTACCCGGCACAAGGGCAACCACACCTTTGTCGGCTGGGCCAGCTGGATCGGTATCCTTGCGGCTTTGTGGGCCGCCgctttcatcatcgccgaggtTATTCCGTTCTTCTCGGATTTGCTCTCAATTATGAGCTCACTTTTCGATTcgttcttcggcttcattTTCTGGGGCGTCGCGTACCTCCGCATGCGGTATGATGACCACGGGCCGGGCTTCTACAGAAACCGAGGGTTCCGAGGCTGGGTTGGGGCCATTGTCAATGTCGGCTTAATAGGTATTGGGCTTTATTTCTTAGGGCCTGGGACTTACGTATGTTGCTTGCCCGTTCTTATTTCGATCCACATGCACAAATCAAGGACTAACGTATATCCGTATAGGCATCCGTCGAAAGTGTTATCATAGATTACAGAGCAGGAAGCTTTGGGGGACCGTTCACATGTGCTGATAATGGGCTCTGATCAGCAATTGGACGTTTCGATACCCttgcttttgtttcattGACGAAATTCCAGATTGTGTCTGCGCTGTTATGGCTTTTATACGGGTTATGGCCATCTGATATCATATGAGTGGGCTTCTAATGAAGAATGCCAAATTGGAGCCTGATGATCCGTAGACCCTTTCGGCGATGATACGCATCTAAACGGGTTAAAAGCTGCATATAAGGATTATAGATTGTTACCTAGTAGACCACAGTTCTGAAGCAAGTAGTAGAGAGTGGGTCATTGGTAGCCTGAGTACGGGCATGGAGTGGGAATttaacaaaaaaaaaggagatgaccagtgccgggctcgatccggcgaccTTATCGGTGTTAACGATACGTGataaccaactacaccaaccggCCATTGTTGAATTTATTTGGTAAAATTTGTGCTAATTAGCCCCAACATAATATAAGCTACGGCCAAGTCATGCATATCTTATCACTCCGCGGGATTCTCCTATCACACGTGACTTTACCGGTAACTATGACGCTTTTCTGAACTCCATTTCTCCGTCTCatttctttcctctttccttcctttttttcaTATGCTACGAATTAACCCATAATGTCTGCTTTACGACCCCTTCGACGAGGAATTCACCTTCTTGGAGCAAGATCCGTTGCCCAACTGGCCCCTGTTGGCGTCAATGGAGCTTTGACTCTCCCGCAGCTTGCTTCTCCGCACGTTCGCTGCGCTCTCCGCTCTCCGGCTTCTGGACGTTTGATTGCCCGCAACCTTCCAGTTGCCAATGGCGTGAGATATGCCTCATCTGCAGCTAGCCCTGGCTCTCTGCGAAAGACACAACTCTATGACTTGCATATTGCTAAAGGTGCAAAAATGGTGCCCTTTGCGGGGTATTCTATGCCCCTCCAGTACTCCGATCTCAGCCATGTTGAGAGCCACAAGTGGACGAGAGAGAAGGCGAGCTTGTTCGATGTGAGCCATATGTATGTCCTCTCTTCCAATTGAGCTGAGAAGTTACTTACAGTGTTCAGGGTCCAGCATCGGTTAAGTGGCCCAGGCGCGCTAGACCTGCTCATGAAAGTGACACCATCGTCTCTAGACAAGCTCGAAAACAACTCCTCCACCCTGTCATGCCTCCTTGAACCCGGAACTGGTGGTATCGTTGATGACACTGTCATAACACGCTTATCGACGGACACCTTTTATTTCGTCACCAACGCTGGCCGCCGCGACGAGgacctcgccttcctcaCCGCCGAAATCGATGCCTTCAAAGCTGCCCATGGCGCCGAAAAGGAAATCACCTGGGAGATTCTCTCTGACCACTCCCTCATAGCTCTCCAGGGTCCCGAAGCTGCTGCCACTCTGCAACCACTCATCCATAATAACGGCGCAGACTCCGATCTAAGCACCCTCTATTTCGGCAACTGCCGCTCTCTCCATCTCAATCTCCCTGACGGCACGCAGACCCAAGAACCGCTTCTAATTTCCCGCACCGGCTACACAGGCGAGGATGGCTTCGAGATTTCCATTCCTCCGTCCGTCTCCCCATCAACAATTaccgagcttctcctccagaACCCTTCCGTTCGCCTCGCCGGCCTCGCAGCCCGCGACTCCCTCCGCCTCGAAGCTGGAATGTGCCTTTACGGCCACGACATCTCAACTGCCCAGACCCCCCCTGCCGCAGCGCTAGGCTGGATCGTTGGCAGAGACCGCCGCGACCCTTCCGCTTCCTCGGACCGATCACAGTTCAATGGGGCCGCAACAATCCTTCCACAGCTTGCTTCTCCGTCTAAGAACCTCTCTCAACGCCGCGTTGGGTTCACGATTGAAAAGGGCTCACCTGCGCGTGAGGGTGCTGTCATTATCGACTTGAACGATGAGTCTAAGACTCAGATTGGCGTTATCACTTCTGGGTTGCCGAGTCCATCGCTTGGTGGAACGAATATTGCTATGGGGTATATAAAGCAGGGATTGCATAAGAAAGGGACGGAGGTTGGGGTCGTAGTTAGAAATAAGGTGAGGAAAGCGACGGTTGTTGGGATGCCGTGGGTGGAGAGTAAGTTTTACCGCAAGCCATCAGCATGAGTCTTTAccccttttctttcttctgttatCGTTGTTTGTCGGAAAATAGGTTCCTGTTATGGCGGTGTTGGCTGTGCTCTTCAACAGTAACGGCGTGACTTTTATCTCTTAGAGACAATTCTCTGTATATGCATATCTTAGGTAGATATATAATACAATCACGGCCCCTGCCGAGATCATTTTCAATTCACGGTCAAGAAGTAACGTGTAAGGTTATGTCAAGAACAGCCTACAATTTTACCATTCTCTCTCCATTGCTGCCGTAACTCTCCAGCTTACCAattctcttgcttttctttgcttACTTCCAGCTGTCCGGGGGGAAGGGCTACAAGACACCGTTGCCCGCGGATTGATGCATTCAGAATGCCTGGATCTCAGTTTCGTCCGCCTTGACAATGGCACAACAGCACACTACGTTGCGCCCTATCTTGttcctctctcccctctcGCCGTTGCAGTGGACAGTGGACCTATCTATATAGACTACGAAGCGGAGTGGTTCACCTTCAGTGTGTCACTGGATAGCCGGCGGTCTGTAGTTGGGGTAGAGCAAATAATGACGCTATCTGCATAATGCTATGCCTTGCTATCCTCCGTGCGCTATGGCGTCTACGCGCTATTTGACAGTTCATGATCTGTCTACAGGGTCTGGAAGGATGCGTCTTGCAGGCAGGCTATTGCAATAGAAGACTAGACGTATCACAAACACCGCTGAGCATGCGCAGTATCGGGTTAAGGTCGGTAGTGGTGGTAAATGGGTTGGTGGGTGTGATATGAACAAAGAAAGAGGTGATGAAAGGTAAGCATTGGGAGACGACAGCCAAGTGAAAGCAATGCCATGTCACTGTTTGACTGCCTACATACAGCAAGTTGATCCAGAGTTGATGAGCTATCGTGCTGCGCAAGATTGGTATAGAGTGTAGAAGATTTTATTTTAGTACTCTAAGTGCCAACTAGTCCCTACAGCGGTCCCACGTATGTCGCAACAAATCTTGTGCGAGGGACGGTGACATCATTACATTTCAAGGTACTGTATTGATTTGTTTCAACTATTGGTTATCGCCCACTACTTTCAACTTCTGCATAAAAATCTCGTCACGTGCGTTTCATGACCCTAACATAACCCAGCTATTCTCGATCACATAAGAACTTGAGTCATGGATCGAATGAAACGAAGTCACAACACATCCGAAGTCTGGACCTCATCAATCAATGCCTCAGGAACAACTGCCGGCAAAGACGGCGGAAGATCATCGGGCCCCGTTCCCCACGTACTCTCACTACTTCCTAGCACAAGGATAAGCTCACCCCCTTCAGTAAAGAAATCATGGGTGATCCAGTTTCGGGAGTAAGGTTTTCCATTTAGTGTTGCAAACTGGATGTAGATATTCTGGTACGCAGAGTCAAAATTGATGGTTCTCACTTTCGCTGTCTTATTCGTGAGAGGACTCGTGATATCAACTGATTTGAAGAATGGAGCGGTTATCAGATAGACGTTTTGGCCTGGGTTTGGGAAAAGTCCCATCATAGACATTGCAACGAATGATCCCATGGCACCAGAATCGTCATTACCGGGGAGCCCTGCGGCAGTAGGACTAAAGAAGCGTGGAATGTAGAAGTGGGCGCGGGCAGTGGATTTTCCGGGCCGACCGGCATAGTGGTATTGAAAGACAGTTAGAAAAGAGGGTTCGTTGCCAATGTATGTTATGTTTTGATCATGCAGGTAATCAAGGCGACGGTTGAATTCATCTGGGCCGCCGAGGAGAGCAACCAGCGCAGACATGTCATGCGGGGTGAAGCTAAATTCTTAGCGGATGAACCTGGAATATATGAAGGAGACGCACAATTGGTATTCCCACAGACTGGACTCAAATGTTTCTGCACCGTTGTTCTGCAAGGAACAGGCTCGGCCGCTTCTGTCAATGTTGGAGCATGTTATTGGGTCCTACAGAGGGTTAGTTAGAGCGGGAACCGGCAAAGAAGATGTTGCAAACCTGATATCCCCATGTGCCGTTCAGATGCTTTGGCTGGAAGAAGCCCTTGAAGCCGGTCTCTGCACCGGATATGAAGGAAGTCTGATCAGCTCTAAATAAATGCTGCCAATATCTGCTCGTTTCTTCGTATCTTTCAGCATCCCCCGTTTTGTTGAGACCACGAGCCATCTGTGCAATAGTAAAGTCATTGTAGGAGTACTCCAGAGTACGGGAAACACTCCGTGTCATTGTTCCGAAGCCCGCGTAGTCGAAATCTTCGACTGGGATATAATTCAGCGATTTCCAACTTGCTAACCCTCCGCGGCCTTCATTGCTCCAATCGTAGGGTTCCACTTCGGCATCTTTTTGAACAGCTGCGTATCCATCTTCCCAGTTGATACCTTTGGAGAGGCCTTTCACATATGCATCAGCAAGCACTACGTCCGCATTAGAGCCCCCTTGAGTGTAACCTAAGCAGTAGTTTGTTAAATAACGATATCACAGATCTTATTGAAGCAGTATACCTTTGCATAAAGACATGCGGCAATCAGGGAGCCACCCTAGATGCCGTTGTGTGTCGATCAACGAACGAATCATTTTAGTGACAGTGGAAGGATCAACGATTGTGAGGAAAGGAAGCTGTGATCGAAAAGAATCCCAGAGACTATCAACAGTCAGAAATGTCGTTTTACGGAGAGGGCATCATGCCAGTAAAAAGAGTCAAAATACGGCTCACTGCTCTCCCAGAGCGGATTTTCTCCTGTGTAATCCTGAGGGTTGACCATGGTCCGATAAATGCCACTGTAGAAATTGGTAAGCACTGAAGAGTCGAGGCCAGTCCTGGATACACGGATAGGAGCTAGCTTCTCCGTCCACAGGTCTACTGCAGCAGATCGCGTGGCATCGAAGTCAAAATTGGGAATTTCATCTTcagcgctgctgcaggcttGATCGATACTGATAAAGCTCAGCCCGATGCGGGCTTTGATTGTGTGGTTGAGGCGATGGTTGAACCGAACAAAGCCTCCCGCCTACAATTGTCAGCTACTCCCTGTCAATAGACAAGATAACCTACAGGAAGAGGATAACCGTTGATACTCCTAGATACTGTAAGGTTTTTCACATCGGTACTTGCTCGAGAGTTGACGAAGATACCATTATCGCGGATTCCTGCATCGCTATCAAAGTCTGCACAGAAGTAGGGCACATACGAGCCACTGCCGAAGCTAGGCAGGAATCGTGCATGGCCAGTCAGTCGGCCGGTAGTCTCATTAACATAAATTGTTCCATTATCTTGTCGTGAATCAGACAAGTCGCTCAGATCCAGCAGAATGAGAGGACTTGAAGTCTGGTTAGACGTAATCTGGAAGCGGAAAAGAGATGTATGATGGGACGCAGTCATGTCCACCTGGATGCCAGAGCTCAAAGTCAAGCCGAAATACCCAGGCCTGGCCACGACGGAATCGTGGTCATAGGCTATTCTCCGCGTTCTCTTAGGGTACGCGCAGCCATTGACTTGGTCATCTATGCATGATACGTGGGGAAACAGCGGAAAGTTCCCTAGAGAGGGCTGACCTCCAGTGCCAGAGTCGTGTAGACTAGAAAAGCCAGTGATTTTACTGTCGTCGAAGGTAAACCCTCCCTGGTTGCTTGGGGAGTCCGTATCGGCTACGGCTTTGGCCATGCCATAAGGAATTGTCGCTCCAGCAAAGACATTGCCTTTAACACGTTAGAGACTCTAGAGTTAGGAACTCTTCTGAAGTAATACCTCCATTCGTGCTTCCAATTAGTGGATTGACGTATTGCAGCACGTCGTAATCATcaacagcaggagaaggGGCGCTGAGACCGCTGGCCAGTGCGACCTGGAGCAGTGCGAGAAACAAGAGATGGACCATCGAAACTGGGCAATCCTCGACAGAGAGTGAACGTTGAATCTGAGCAGTCGATGCGTCACCGAGTTGCGCGGTATGAAGTTGACGTCGCTCCTTTGGAATGCGGCCAAGGATGTCCGCACGTCCACAACGGGAAGAACGGAGTAGCCACTTCCCCAGAGTCCCGCGAGGAGGTCATCCTGGCGCTAATAAAAGTCATTTTGAATTAAGCAAACGCCCCTGATCATCGGTGACCGGGACTATTGCTTGCACCGCGTGGACATGATGCACCAATCTGCACCCTGCAGGGGAGAATCGGGATCACTTGATCTAGGTCTCATGGCCATGATACAGCATCTCCGTTGTCATGCACCTACCAAGAAGCACGCTCCTTGATAGATTTGGTTTCTGGAAGGTCACTGGAGatgcagaaggagaaatgAAGGAGTCATTTGCCACGGTGGCCTGTGACCTGCGATACACAAACATTCGCTTATCGCGACATTCTGCCTCATCCTAGTTGAAATGTGTTAGGGACTAATAAGACCAGCTGGGCCAGTCTCGGCTGAAGAGTCGATAAAGCTTTGCTGGGGAAAAAAAACCAGTCATTTCAGATGCAGTAATACACAGTAGAGTGCGCGGAAGATAAAAAGGAGAAAGCCTGTGCATAACCAGTGTTCGTCTATATAATGTACTATTGAGGTGCTCGGGCGGTAGCCGCTCTCATATACATGTACGTTGCACAAGCTCAGGCCAGCAACATAAATTCCGTCATAAATAGAATAGAACATCATTCTTCTAACCTCCTCAGCCGAGTACTAATCTCAACATAAATAGTAATGAAGCGGAGTCGTCAAAATCGAGACTTGCAAAGAGCCGAGGTTCAGTCATAGAAGCCAGCCCCGCAGCCAATCACAGCCAAGCTTGCTCGGTCTCTCCGGCGCTGGCCAAAAATGGGAGATCTTGGGAATTCCGCCGGCCCCGAGCCTGAGTTGCCGTCACTGCCACCAGGACAGACGCCAAACCAACCAGACGGTACCTGACAGGATTCCATGTCCGAGGCAAAACTCTAGGACGGCCACTGTCTCGCCTCTGACCGTTGACCGATCCATGTCTCACTGTTGACCATCATTCGTTCCTTTCGCTCCTTTTCCCACTCTCGTTAACTCCTCCGGGCTCCATATTCATCCGTCGCCATGCCGTCCTCAACGTTTATTCGGACAGTCTCCACTATGTCCAGGCTCCATGTTCCTGGCTCTTCTACAAAAGCTCT
Protein-coding sequences here:
- a CDS encoding RNA-binding ribosome biosynthesis protein MAK21 (transcript_id=CADANIAT00001425), coding for MAKGKGKQSTGANSVPVKNDTTARPSNDGALSQLEESAFAGLRQKIEQRLKDGAAKQKSKNNKSKTAPTADTNNAKGGATKSDTKSKSPSDSNVKGKKRDRNGDVIENKDSEISKSDKIDDNDTLRQEILALGGTEEDFDLLAGVDSESEVEDTKPSKKSQGSAEDLRKELSSILAAAGQVVPDDLADDEVEEVEDEEEEEENEDEDGEGEAADEAESAEEQSSPDDESEDETSQQVNQPAKKEVKETAPEVIYPKEFSKLLVLPRSDWYMTALPAISTKQAATGLPRYLVDRVHAYAISLLENENKVYAEAQQASASSSYKFYSTIMTTGTLSDKISALTLAVQESPLHNTKSLENLVALGKKRSRAQAVEVLRSLKDMFAQGTLLPSDRRLRSFANQPALIAAFQNAGSKWTEGAPLPGGLKNSHLIVWAYEHFLKDQYFEVLKILEVWCNDEIEFSRSRAVSYVFELLKEKPEQEANLLRLLVNKLGDTSKKIASRASYLLLQLEQSHPLMKPTIIKAVEEVLFRPGQSQHAKYYSIITLNQTVLSAKEEQVGVQLLDIYFSLFVVLLKPKKHVNPKGDTKHGKGKKRGGKDKNNAETQNEEMQDKLISAVLTGVNRAYPFTSSNTERLSKHIETLFRITHSSNFNTSIQALMLIQQLTSTHQVSSDRFYRTLYESLLDPRVATSSKQSMYLNVLFKALKNDVNTRRIKAFVKRIVQVLGLHQPAFICGVFYLIRELEKTFISLQSLYDQPEDNESDEEEVFRDVPDEDDVQEPAPVPEEKSIPSNRYDPRKRDPEHSNADKACLWEILPYLSHFHPSVSVNATHLLEHQPMSGKPDMTLHTLTHFLDRFVYRTPKATASTRGSSLMQPLAGSEAKDRLVTTSQHSQQLPLNSEAFWKKKAEDVAAEDVFFHEYFSRLGKDKEKAQRKKKSKDPVERDEEGDVDDDDLSDQESEIWKALVDSRPEVEGPGDSDDDLDLDDLESAYDKSDDEGDEDEVIFNDESDEEMEDVEEEDAAAKVKAAKAKSRTSKDDDLEDEEAFDMDVSDEEAFVDSDEDLPSDVELGGVELPKEDDKAGRKKRRKLKHLPTFASVDDYAALLAGEDEGM
- a CDS encoding putative neutral amino acid permease (transcript_id=CADANIAT00001426), encoding MAGFPLFGTAREQSRSPSSDSSADKLKDKDLERSPQLAGGLSDSDSGEIGRQIELEAENSIKYRTCSWQKTAALLFSEYICLAIMSFPWSYSILGLVPGLILTVFIAGVVLYTSLIVWRFCLRHPHIRDVCDIGQHLFWDSKIAWYFTAVMFLLNNTFIQGLHCVVGAEYLNTISNHGTCTVVFSFVVAVISLVCSIPRTFGTLAKVATISALATFVSVMLAVIFTAIEDHPARYNSTPEYSGEPIVKAFPVPGTTFVSGMSAFLNISYTFIGQITLPSFIAEMREPKEFWKSVTAVTIAEIIVFSLVGAIVYAYTGNQYMAAPAFGAIGDEVYKKVSFSFMIPTIIFLGVLYASVSARFIFFRLFEGTRHKGNHTFVGWASWIGILAALWAAAFIIAEVIPFFSDLLSIMSSLFDSFFGFIFWGVAYLRMRYDDHGPGFYRNRGFRGWVGAIVNVGLIGIGLYFLGPGTYASVESVIIDYRAGSFGGPFTCADNGL
- a CDS encoding glycine decarboxylase subunit T (transcript_id=CADANIAT00001427), translated to MSALRPLRRGIHLLGARSVAQLAPVGVNGALTLPQLASPHVRCALRSPASGRLIARNLPVANGVRYASSAASPGSLRKTQLYDLHIAKGAKMVPFAGYSMPLQYSDLSHVESHKWTREKASLFDVSHMVQHRLSGPGALDLLMKVTPSSLDKLENNSSTLSCLLEPGTGGIVDDTVITRLSTDTFYFVTNAGRRDEDLAFLTAEIDAFKAAHGAEKEITWEILSDHSLIALQGPEAAATLQPLIHNNGADSDLSTLYFGNCRSLHLNLPDGTQTQEPLLISRTGYTGEDGFEISIPPSVSPSTITELLLQNPSVRLAGLAARDSLRLEAGMCLYGHDISTAQTPPAAALGWIVGRDRRDPSASSDRSQFNGAATILPQLASPSKNLSQRRVGFTIEKGSPAREGAVIIDLNDESKTQIGVITSGLPSPSLGGTNIAMGYIKQGLHKKGTEVGVVVRNKVRKATVVGMPWVESKFYRKPSA
- a CDS encoding glycoside hydrolase family 92 protein (transcript_id=CADANIAT00001428); protein product: MVHLLFLALLQVALASGLSAPSPAVDDYDVLQYVNPLIGSTNGGNVFAGATIPYGMAKAVADTDSPSNQGGFTFDDSKITGFSSLHDSGTGGQPSLGNFPLFPHVSCIDDQVNGCAYPKRTRRIAYDHDSVVARPGYFGLTLSSGIQVDMTASHHTSLFRFQITSNQTSSPLILLDLSDLSDSRQDNGTIYVNETTGRLTGHARFLPSFGSGSYVPYFCADFDSDAGIRDNGIFVNSRASTDVKNLTVSRSINGYPLPAGGFVRFNHRLNHTIKARIGLSFISIDQACSSAEDEIPNFDFDATRSAAVDLWTEKLAPIRVSRTGLDSSVLTNFYSGIYRTMVNPQDYTGENPLWESSEPYFDSFYCLWDSFRSQLPFLTIVDPSTVTKMIRSLIDTQRHLGWLPDCRMSLCKGYTQGGSNADVVLADAYVKGLSKGINWEDGYAAVQKDAEVEPYDWSNEGRGGLASWKSLNYIPVEDFDYAGFGTMTRSVSRTLEYSYNDFTIAQMARGLNKTGDAERYEETSRYWQHLFRADQTSFISGAETGFKGFFQPKHLNGTWGYQDPITCSNIDRSGRACSLQNNGAETFESSLWEYQFFTPHDMSALVALLGGPDEFNRRLDYLHDQNITYIGNEPSFLTVFQYHYAGRPGKSTARAHFYIPRFFSPTAAGLPGNDDSGAMGSFVAMSMMGLFPNPGQNVYLITAPFFKSVDITSPLTNKTAKVRTINFDSAYQNIYIQFATLNGKPYSRNWITHDFFTEGGELILVLGSSESTWGTGPDDLPPSLPAVVPEALIDEVQTSDVL